The following proteins come from a genomic window of Sardina pilchardus chromosome 1, fSarPil1.1, whole genome shotgun sequence:
- the LOC134087275 gene encoding ankyrin repeat and KH domain-containing protein 1-like isoform X2 has product MNVLHQQLAKSTKVLTDTNSDRKTRICVLFTDFSKLTAMIDLYRGILPSFQVFLKRLQHEKPMLHVLHVEMVMLVRDVLSKFMKPEAIPLDVKGLLKLDIQNQDLQYPNKLLSVGKFSHFAVNKARVEKKPWVQELYTSLRGGYTKAAAFLLKNLPLSNIIISSLSALSPSLIQDQHMLNAYSTLAKALPNAISTDELGQLDEEVRAYQTDLDLVDKGKGFDDDAARIDADWWREIFLMKTPEGSIRFPVLGKLVRALLSLFTGPLVEGSFNIMDDIIEKDRVRLNIETYEGFAIIKANMKAAEQTSSNMKISAALRSSCLSSFNRYKCHLQKKTEKMNKEKQRKIREAAKVLSAVRVKKVKKTSSATRSSHPSSSTSKYPASPAGHLPPSTSKKQTPAGHLPPSTSKKQTPAGHLPPSTSKKQTPSGHLPPSTSKKQTPAGHLPPSTSKKQTPAGHLLPSTSKKQTPASHLPPSTSIKQTPASHLPPSTSKKQTPASHLPPSTSKKQTPASHLPPSTSIKQTPAGHLLPSTSKKQTPASHLPPSTSKKQTGTGTSKGTPAGTLSSSTSSSTPSENPPPSKGTLAVTTSSSSSPTPAGKPLSSKGTPAGTPSSSSSSSGSSKATTAGKPPFSSPPSGPQNPPQKRKSGVLKLESFGFTTKRPKK; this is encoded by the exons ATGAATGTACTTCATCAACAACTTGCGAAATCAACAAAGGTCCTAACCGACACAAATAGTGACAGGAAGACAAGAATCTGTGTACTTTTTACAGATTTCAGTAAGCTCACAGCCATGATCGACTTGTACAGAG GTATTCTCCCATCATTCCAGGTCTTCCTGAAGAGACTGCAGCATGAAAAGCCTATGCTTCATGTTCTGCATgttgagatggtgatgctggtAAGAGATGTCCTCTCCAAGTTCATGAAACCTGAGGCCATCCCCTTGGATGTGAAGGGCTTGTTGAAACTGGATATCCAGAACCAAGACCTACAGTATCCAAACAAATTGTTGTCGGTTGGTAAATTCAGCCATTTTGCAGTCAACAAGGCCAGGGTGGAGAAGAAACCTTGGGTGCAAGAGTTGTACACCTCATTAAGAGGAGGCTACACCAAGGCAGCTGCATTCCTGCTAAAAAACCTTCCCTTGAGCAATATCATCATTTCCTCTTTGTCTGCACTGTCACCTTCTTTAATCCAGGACCAACACATGCTTAATGCATATAGCACTTTGGCCAAGGCTCTGCCAAATGCCATCTCCACTGATGAACTGGGCCAGCTTGATGAAGAGGTGAGGGCCTATCAGACTGACCTGGATTTGGTGGACAAGGGCAAAGGGTTTGATGACGATGCTGCCCGTATTGATGCTGACTGGTGGCGTGAAATATTCTTAATGAAGACACCAGAAGGCTCAATCAGATTTCCAGTTTTGGGCAAATTGGTGAGGGCACTGCTCTCTTTGTTTACTGGCCCTCTCGTTGAGGGTTCTTTCAACATCATGGACGACATCATCGAGAAGGACAGGGTCAGATTAAACATTGAGACTTATGAAGGCTTTGCGATCATCAAAGCAAACATGAAGGCAGCAGAACAAACATCATCTAACATGAAAATTAGTGCTGCTTTGAGGAGTTCCTGTTTGTCATCATTTAATCGATACAAATGTCATCTTCAGAAGAAGACCGAAAAAATGAATAAAGAGAAGCAGCGGAAAATAAGGGAAGCTGCAAAGGTCCTCTCAGCAGTGAGAGtgaagaaagtaaaaaaaacctCTTCAGCAACCAGATCCTCCCACCCTTCTTCCTCTACATCCAAATATCCAGCTTCCCCTGCAGGCCATCTCCCACCATCCACATCCAAAAAGCAAACTCCTGCAGGCCATCTCCCACCATCCACATCCAAAAAGCAAACTCCTGCAGGCCATCTCCCACCATCCACATCTAAAAAGCAAACCCCCTCAGGCCATCTCCCACCATCCACATCCAAAAAGCAAACTCCTGCAGGCCATCTCCCACCATCCACATCTAAAAAGCAAACTCCTGCAGGCCATCTCCTACCATCCACATCTAAAAAGCAAACTCCTGCAAGCCACCTCCCACCATCCACATCCATAAAGCAAACTCCTGCAAGCCATCTCCCACCATCCACATCTAAAAAGCAAACTCCTGCAAGCCATCTCCCACCATCCACATCCAAAAAGCAAACTCCTGCAAGCCACCTCCCACCATCCACATCCATAAAGCAAACTCCTGCAGGCCATCTCCTACCATCCACATCCAAAAAGCAAACTCCTGCAAGCCATCTCCCGCCCTCCACATCCAAAAAGcaaacaggaacaggaacatCAAAAGGTACTCCTGCAGgaaccctctcctcctctacctcctcatcTACCCCTTCAGAAAACCCTCCCCCCTCAAAAGGCACTCTTGCTGtaaccacctcctcctcctcctcacctacCCCTGCAGGAAAACCCCTCTCCTCAAAAGGAACTCCTGCTGGAACTccctcgtcgtcctcctcctcctctggctcaTCTAAAGCCACAACTGCAGGAAAgccccccttttcctctcctccttctgggCCCCAAAACCCCCCACAAAAACGGAAATCAGGTGTCCTGAAGTTAGAGAGCTTTGGATTCACGACTAAGAGGCCAAAGAAGTAG